Proteins encoded together in one Hymenobacter monticola window:
- a CDS encoding HAD family hydrolase — MSAPLTTVLFDLDDTLFDHIATARASLRASASPLPFFQTVDFEAFYQRYSELLEENHALVMAGRYSYEEARRLRFKHLLAPYWPSATAAEIEAFVQANQTHYPRMRQPMAGARALLHALKPRHRIGIVTNNRTAEQEEKLTFLGMTDLVDALITSEDVGVPKPDPRIFEVALQRLGARPAEAVLVGDNWRADVLGALDVGIRPVWVNRLGVARPLAHVAEITSFEPLEDALRIIVAAC, encoded by the coding sequence TTGTCTGCTCCCTTAACCACCGTCCTGTTCGATTTAGACGACACGCTGTTCGACCACATCGCCACCGCGCGGGCGTCGTTGCGGGCCAGCGCCAGTCCGCTTCCCTTTTTCCAAACCGTCGATTTCGAGGCCTTTTATCAGCGGTATAGTGAATTGTTGGAGGAAAACCACGCCCTGGTCATGGCCGGGCGCTATTCGTACGAAGAGGCCCGACGTCTGCGCTTTAAGCACCTGCTGGCCCCGTACTGGCCCAGCGCCACGGCTGCTGAGATAGAGGCCTTTGTGCAAGCCAATCAAACCCATTATCCCCGGATGCGCCAGCCCATGGCCGGCGCGCGGGCCCTGCTGCACGCCCTGAAGCCGCGCCACCGCATTGGCATCGTGACAAACAACCGCACCGCTGAGCAGGAGGAGAAGCTAACTTTCCTGGGCATGACCGACCTGGTGGATGCGCTCATTACCTCGGAAGATGTAGGGGTGCCCAAGCCCGACCCGCGGATTTTTGAGGTGGCGCTGCAACGCCTGGGGGCGCGGCCAGCGGAAGCCGTTTTGGTGGGCGACAACTGGCGGGCCGACGTGCTGGGTGCGCTGGATGTGGGTATCCGGCCCGTGTGGGTCAACCGGCTGGGCGTGGCGCGGCCTTTGGCCCACGTGGCCGAAATCACCAGTTTCGAGCCGCTGGAAGATGCCCTGCGCATCATTGTTGCCGCCTGTTAA
- a CDS encoding NUDIX domain-containing protein, translating to MQIIERSRVFDGHYKVNQLIVQDGDVQLKREQFAPGRAVAALVYDTARQVYVLTRQFRIGPEKEILELAAGMIDKDEAPETAVRREIHEELGYEIDQLEEIVQMWPSPGTSSEAITVYYAEVSRKTGEGGGLAEENEKIEMLDFTWDALVAEPLQDAKTVIAVQWVRLRR from the coding sequence ATGCAAATCATTGAGCGCAGCCGCGTTTTCGACGGCCACTACAAAGTCAATCAACTCATTGTGCAGGACGGCGACGTGCAGCTTAAGCGCGAGCAGTTTGCGCCCGGCCGGGCCGTGGCCGCGCTGGTCTACGACACCGCCCGCCAGGTATACGTGCTCACCCGCCAGTTCCGCATCGGTCCCGAAAAGGAGATTCTGGAGCTGGCCGCCGGCATGATTGACAAAGACGAAGCGCCCGAAACGGCGGTGCGCCGCGAGATTCACGAGGAACTGGGCTACGAAATCGACCAGCTCGAAGAAATTGTGCAGATGTGGCCTTCGCCGGGCACCAGCTCGGAGGCCATCACCGTCTACTACGCCGAGGTAAGCCGCAAAACCGGCGAAGGTGGCGGGTTAGCCGAGGAAAATGAGAAAATTGAAATGCTGGATTTCACTTGGGACGCGCTAGTAGCGGAGCCTCTGCAGGATGCCAAGACGGTGATAGCCGTGCAGTGGGTGCGGCTGCGGCGGTAG
- a CDS encoding DEAD/DEAH box helicase, protein MTFDDLNLIDPILKALKEEGYTNPTPIQEQAIPHVLEGKDLLGVAQTGTGKTAAFTVPILQVLHRTAQVANHAPRAIRCLVLTPTRELAIQINESFGAYGRHLSQIRHTVIFGGVGQNPQVQALKRGVEVLIATPGRLLDLMNQGFVDLRQIEVFVLDEADRMLDMGFIHDIKRILPKLPAKRQTLFFSATMPGQIQELAASILRPNPVRVAVTPVSSTADTVTQSVYLVENNDKPALLRHILQDKDIKRVLVFTRTKHGADKVVKTLAANSIPAEAIHGNKSQNHRQRALANFKAGSTRVLVATDIAARGIDVDELTHVINYEIPNEPETYVHRIGRTGRAGAFGTAFSFVEEEERAYLQDIQKLISRQIEVDEHPFASGRIKPVMLHGNERIIRPKGPAGRPARGPREGGNGGGGRSGGGQGGARSGGGRGGERPSGSGNNGGGRPSGERSRPAAPANNGQSDTARRFGSGGARVNVGGNREGGDRNLGGRRRGDAGGARRGSF, encoded by the coding sequence ATGACGTTTGACGATTTAAACCTGATTGACCCCATTCTTAAAGCCCTCAAAGAGGAAGGCTACACCAACCCCACTCCCATTCAGGAACAAGCCATTCCGCACGTGCTGGAAGGCAAAGACCTGCTGGGCGTGGCCCAAACGGGCACCGGCAAAACCGCTGCTTTCACCGTGCCCATCCTGCAGGTGCTGCACCGCACGGCCCAGGTGGCCAACCACGCGCCCCGCGCCATTCGCTGCCTCGTGCTCACGCCCACCCGCGAGCTCGCCATCCAGATTAACGAAAGCTTTGGCGCCTACGGCCGCCACCTGAGCCAGATTCGCCACACGGTTATCTTCGGTGGCGTGGGCCAGAACCCGCAGGTGCAGGCGCTCAAGCGCGGCGTGGAGGTGCTCATTGCCACCCCCGGCCGCCTGCTCGACCTCATGAATCAGGGCTTCGTCGACCTGCGCCAAATCGAGGTGTTCGTGCTCGACGAAGCCGACCGCATGCTCGACATGGGCTTCATCCACGACATCAAGCGCATCCTGCCCAAGCTGCCCGCCAAGCGCCAGACGCTGTTTTTCTCGGCCACCATGCCCGGCCAGATTCAGGAACTGGCCGCCAGCATCCTGCGTCCCAACCCGGTGCGCGTGGCCGTGACGCCCGTCAGCAGCACCGCCGACACCGTGACGCAGTCTGTGTACCTCGTGGAAAATAACGACAAGCCCGCCCTGCTCCGCCACATTCTGCAGGACAAGGACATCAAGCGCGTGCTGGTTTTCACCCGCACCAAGCACGGCGCCGACAAAGTGGTGAAAACTCTGGCCGCCAATTCCATTCCGGCCGAAGCCATCCACGGCAACAAAAGCCAGAACCACCGCCAGCGCGCCCTCGCCAATTTCAAAGCCGGCAGCACCCGCGTGCTGGTGGCCACCGACATTGCCGCCCGCGGCATCGACGTGGACGAGCTGACCCACGTCATCAACTACGAAATCCCGAACGAGCCCGAAACCTACGTGCACCGCATCGGCCGCACTGGCCGGGCCGGCGCCTTCGGCACCGCGTTTTCCTTCGTGGAAGAAGAAGAGCGCGCCTACCTGCAGGACATCCAGAAGCTCATCAGCCGGCAGATTGAGGTCGACGAGCATCCTTTTGCCTCGGGCCGCATCAAGCCGGTGATGCTGCACGGCAACGAACGCATCATCCGGCCCAAGGGCCCGGCCGGGCGCCCGGCCCGCGGCCCCCGCGAGGGGGGCAATGGCGGCGGTGGTCGTTCGGGCGGTGGCCAGGGCGGCGCACGCTCTGGCGGCGGCCGCGGCGGCGAGCGTCCCAGCGGCAGCGGCAACAACGGCGGCGGCCGCCCCAGCGGCGAGCGCAGCCGGCCCGCTGCTCCGGCCAATAACGGCCAGTCCGATACCGCCCGCCGCTTCGGCAGCGGCGGCGCCCGCGTGAACGTGGGCGGCAACCGCGAAGGTGGCGACCGGAACCTCGGTGGCCGGCGGCGCGGCGACGCCGGTGGCGCGCGCCGGGGCTCGTTCTAG